A single genomic interval of Nitrosomonadales bacterium harbors:
- a CDS encoding DUF721 domain-containing protein, which yields MAQRLKSLLSSGQEFGFLTGKTKYLLALQQHFASVAPPHLAESAQILGLHAGTLSVAVANPAIAAKLRQLAPELVVMLQNRDCEVSGIRVKVQVDYMRYRPPPTPRILTETARNALNELSGNMDDSPLKDALQRMARRKN from the coding sequence GTGGCACAACGACTTAAATCACTCCTCAGTAGCGGTCAGGAATTCGGCTTCCTGACCGGGAAGACCAAGTATTTGCTGGCTCTGCAGCAGCATTTCGCCAGCGTTGCGCCGCCCCATCTTGCCGAATCCGCCCAGATTCTGGGTCTGCATGCAGGCACGCTGAGTGTCGCAGTTGCGAATCCCGCCATTGCCGCGAAATTGCGTCAACTTGCACCGGAACTTGTGGTTATGTTGCAAAACAGGGATTGTGAGGTTAGCGGAATCCGCGTCAAGGTGCAAGTTGACTATATGCGCTATCGCCCACCACCCACGCCCCGCATACTGACCGAAACGGCACGGAACGCGTTGAACGAGCTGAGCGGCAACATGGACGATTCGCCATTGAAGGACGCGCTGCAAAGAATGGCGCGCAGAAAAAACTAG
- the ftsZ gene encoding cell division protein FtsZ, which translates to MFEIMEAQSQEAVIKVIGVGGCGGNAVDHMIEQGVQGVEFVVINTDAQALKRSKARTQLQIGASITKGLGAGAKPSVGQAAAEEDRDRIREMIQGANMVFITAGMGGGTGTGAAPIVAQIAKEMDILTVAVVTKPFAYEGNRMRFAKAGIEALHEFVDSLIIVPNSKLMEVLGMDITVPEAFKAANGVLQGAVAGIAEVINVPGLINVDFADVRTVMSENGMAMMGSAIASGEGRARIAAERAIASPLLEDVDMSGARGVLVNITSSSYLKLKEIDDVMECVQFAAEEATVIVGSVFDDAMGEDLRVTVVATGLGAPLARRQPKPEVVYRSEETFQRTGTDNEPAPNASVNYAELDTPAVMRRGRREAVDAMEKSGVDTYDIPSFLRKQAD; encoded by the coding sequence ATGTTTGAAATCATGGAAGCACAATCTCAGGAGGCGGTGATCAAGGTGATCGGTGTGGGTGGCTGCGGCGGTAATGCGGTCGATCATATGATCGAACAGGGCGTGCAGGGGGTCGAGTTCGTCGTCATCAATACCGATGCGCAGGCACTCAAACGCAGCAAGGCGCGCACCCAGTTGCAGATCGGCGCAAGCATCACCAAGGGGTTGGGGGCGGGTGCCAAGCCGTCGGTCGGCCAGGCGGCAGCCGAGGAGGATCGAGACCGCATCCGGGAGATGATCCAGGGTGCGAACATGGTGTTCATCACCGCCGGCATGGGTGGCGGAACCGGTACCGGCGCGGCGCCCATCGTTGCACAGATCGCCAAGGAGATGGATATTCTGACCGTGGCGGTGGTCACCAAGCCATTCGCCTACGAGGGCAACCGGATGCGTTTCGCCAAGGCGGGCATCGAGGCGCTGCACGAATTCGTCGATTCGCTGATCATCGTGCCGAATTCCAAGCTGATGGAGGTGCTGGGCATGGATATCACCGTGCCGGAAGCGTTCAAGGCGGCCAACGGGGTGCTACAGGGCGCAGTGGCGGGAATCGCGGAAGTGATCAACGTGCCGGGCCTGATCAATGTGGATTTCGCCGACGTGCGTACCGTGATGTCGGAGAATGGCATGGCGATGATGGGCTCTGCGATCGCTTCGGGCGAGGGGCGTGCCCGTATCGCCGCCGAGCGTGCGATCGCCAGTCCGCTGCTGGAAGATGTGGATATGTCGGGTGCGCGCGGCGTACTGGTGAACATCACTTCCTCAAGCTATCTGAAACTCAAGGAAATCGACGACGTGATGGAATGCGTCCAGTTTGCTGCGGAAGAGGCGACGGTGATCGTTGGCTCGGTGTTCGACGATGCCATGGGCGAGGACCTGCGCGTGACGGTCGTGGCAACGGGCTTGGGGGCGCCGCTGGCACGCAGGCAGCCCAAACCGGAGGTGGTCTACCGCAGCGAAGAGACTTTCCAGCGCACCGGGACGGATAATGAGCCGGCACCCAATGCCAGCGTGAACTACGCCGAACTGGATACGCCGGCAGTGATGCGTCGTGGTCGCAGGGAAGCGGTCGATGCCATGGAAAAGTCCGGTGTGGATACCTATGACATCCCGTCCTTCCTGCGCAAACAGGCGGATTAG
- a CDS encoding UDP-3-O-acyl-N-acetylglucosamine deacetylase has protein sequence MVKQRTLKNAVSVTGVGLHSGEKVTLGLRPAPANTGIVFRRVDIKPVEEICASAELVHDTRLSTCMEQNGVRVATIEHLMSALAGLGVDNAYVDLDSAEVPIMDGSAGTFIFLLQSAGIVEQGAAKKFIRVKKAVEVRQGDKWVRFDPHHGYKLTFTINFAHPVFANSKQHVTVDLDEHSYVRDISRARTFGFMQDVENMRAQGLALGGSLDNAIVMDDYRVLNPDGLRFEDEFVKHKVLDAIGDLYLLKYPLIGAFSGYKSGHALNNALLRALLADEQAWEFVTFDSEEEAPAFLRLQLHSA, from the coding sequence ATGGTTAAGCAGCGCACCCTGAAGAATGCCGTCAGCGTGACGGGCGTCGGCTTGCATAGCGGCGAAAAAGTGACGCTCGGATTGCGCCCTGCGCCGGCCAATACCGGTATCGTGTTTCGCAGGGTGGACATCAAGCCGGTCGAAGAGATCTGTGCGAGCGCCGAGTTGGTGCATGACACGCGACTCTCGACTTGCATGGAGCAGAATGGTGTGCGGGTCGCAACCATCGAGCACCTGATGTCCGCGCTGGCCGGACTGGGTGTGGACAATGCCTATGTCGATCTGGATAGCGCTGAAGTGCCGATCATGGATGGCAGCGCCGGAACCTTCATTTTCCTGCTGCAATCGGCGGGTATCGTCGAACAGGGCGCCGCCAAGAAATTCATCCGCGTGAAAAAGGCCGTCGAGGTCAGGCAGGGCGACAAATGGGTCCGCTTCGACCCGCATCATGGTTACAAACTGACCTTTACCATCAACTTCGCTCATCCGGTATTCGCCAACAGCAAGCAGCATGTCACGGTGGATCTCGACGAGCATTCCTATGTCCGCGATATCAGTCGTGCGCGCACCTTCGGCTTCATGCAGGATGTGGAGAATATGCGTGCGCAAGGTCTGGCGCTGGGCGGCAGCCTGGACAATGCCATCGTGATGGATGACTACCGGGTGCTGAATCCGGACGGCTTACGATTCGAAGATGAGTTCGTCAAGCATAAGGTGCTGGATGCGATTGGCGACCTCTATCTGTTGAAATATCCGCTGATCGGCGCATTCTCCGGCTACAAATCCGGACATGCCCTGAATAATGCCTTGTTGCGTGCCCTGCTTGCCGACGAACAGGCGTGGGAATTTGTCACCTTCGACAGCGAGGAGGAAGCGCCCGCTTTTCTGAGACTGCAATTGCATTCCGCCTGA
- the secA gene encoding preprotein translocase subunit SecA, translated as MISRMLKSVFGSRNDRLLKQYRAIVKTVNKFESDITRLSDEELRQKTESFKQCFARGETLDALLPEAFAVVREASSRVLGMRHYDVQLIGGIALHNGKIAEMRTGEGKTLMATLPVYLNAISGKGVHVVTVNDYLAGRDAEWMGKVYRFLGLSVGVILSQMPHDQKKAAYAADITYGTNNEFGFDYLRDNMATQMDERYQRPLNYAIVDEVDSILIDEARTPLIISGQAEDNVDIYVHVNQLAPQLVRQKDGDEEGPGDFSVDEKNHQILLTEAGHERAETILTQAGLLPEGGSLYDPANITLIHHLYAALRAHSLYHRDQHYVVQDGEVVIVDEFTGRLMAGRRWSDGLHQAVEAKEGVPIQKENQTLASITFQNYFRLYHKLAGMTGTADTEAYEFQQIYSLETVIIPPHRPTIRNDQMDKVYLTTGEKHLAVIDDIRDCYRRGQPVLVGTTSIENSELLSGLLDKEKMPHQVLNAKQHAREAEIVAQAGRPKMVTIATNMAGRGTDIVLGGNVEKQVELIRGDDSLEESEKEGRIAQLKEEWQQLHQQVLSSGGLHIIGTERHESRRVDNQLRGRSGRQGDPGSSRFFLSLEDPLLRIFASDRVAAIMSRFKLPEGEAIEHKWVTRAIENAQRKVEARNFDLRKQILEYDDVANDQRKVIYQQRSELLESTDISDTIAAMREGVLEDAISQHIAPHSMEEQWDVPGLEKALAAEFRLALPIARWLEEDRQLNEEGLRVRIAEQARQLYQAKVDAVGGEAMHHYERAIMLQSLDVHWREHLAALDHLRQGIHLRGYAQKNPKQEYKREAFELFAMMLDEIKREVTQVLMMVQVRSEADVEAVESQPAPENVQYHHADYDEALEQGAQPSDGEHKPFVREGQKVGRNDPCPCGSGRKYKQCHGKLN; from the coding sequence ATGATTTCCAGAATGCTGAAAAGTGTCTTCGGTAGTCGCAATGATCGTCTGCTCAAGCAGTATCGCGCTATCGTCAAGACCGTTAACAAGTTTGAATCCGATATCACCAGGCTGAGCGACGAAGAGTTGCGCCAGAAGACCGAAAGTTTCAAGCAGTGTTTTGCCCGGGGCGAGACGCTGGACGCGCTGCTGCCTGAAGCGTTCGCGGTCGTGCGAGAGGCCAGTTCGCGTGTACTGGGGATGCGTCATTACGACGTACAGTTGATTGGCGGGATTGCGCTGCATAACGGCAAGATCGCCGAAATGCGAACCGGTGAGGGCAAAACCCTGATGGCCACCCTGCCGGTCTATCTGAATGCAATCTCGGGCAAGGGCGTGCATGTCGTGACGGTCAACGACTATCTGGCCGGTCGCGATGCGGAGTGGATGGGCAAGGTGTACCGTTTCCTCGGGCTGTCGGTCGGGGTGATTCTGTCACAGATGCCGCACGACCAGAAGAAGGCGGCTTATGCGGCCGACATCACCTACGGCACCAACAACGAGTTCGGCTTCGATTACCTGCGTGACAATATGGCTACGCAAATGGATGAGCGCTACCAGCGCCCGCTCAATTACGCCATCGTGGACGAGGTGGACTCAATCCTGATCGATGAGGCACGCACACCGCTGATCATCTCGGGGCAAGCCGAGGATAACGTCGATATCTATGTACACGTCAATCAGTTGGCGCCGCAGTTGGTGCGCCAGAAGGATGGTGACGAAGAGGGGCCCGGCGATTTCAGCGTGGACGAGAAGAACCATCAGATATTGTTGACCGAAGCGGGACACGAACGTGCGGAGACCATCCTGACACAGGCTGGTTTGTTGCCGGAAGGCGGCAGTCTGTACGATCCAGCCAACATTACCCTGATCCATCACCTGTATGCGGCATTGCGTGCGCACAGTCTGTACCACCGTGACCAGCACTATGTGGTGCAGGATGGTGAGGTGGTGATCGTGGACGAATTCACCGGCCGACTGATGGCGGGGCGGCGCTGGTCCGATGGCCTGCATCAGGCAGTGGAGGCAAAAGAGGGCGTCCCCATACAGAAGGAGAACCAGACGCTGGCCTCGATCACCTTCCAGAACTATTTCCGTCTGTACCACAAACTGGCCGGCATGACCGGTACTGCGGATACCGAGGCGTATGAGTTTCAGCAGATTTACAGCCTGGAGACTGTCATCATTCCTCCGCATCGCCCGACCATCCGTAACGACCAGATGGATAAGGTGTATCTCACCACCGGGGAAAAACATCTCGCGGTGATCGATGACATCAGGGATTGTTACCGGCGTGGTCAGCCGGTACTGGTCGGTACGACCTCGATCGAGAATTCGGAATTGTTGTCCGGGTTGCTGGACAAGGAGAAGATGCCGCATCAGGTATTGAATGCCAAACAGCATGCGCGCGAAGCGGAGATCGTTGCGCAGGCGGGGCGCCCGAAAATGGTGACCATCGCCACCAATATGGCGGGGCGCGGCACCGACATCGTATTGGGGGGCAACGTCGAGAAGCAGGTTGAGCTCATCCGCGGGGATGACAGTCTGGAAGAGTCGGAAAAAGAAGGTCGTATCGCGCAATTGAAGGAGGAATGGCAGCAATTACATCAGCAGGTGCTGTCCAGCGGAGGGCTGCACATCATTGGAACGGAACGCCACGAGTCGCGTCGTGTTGACAACCAGCTGCGTGGGCGTTCCGGGCGCCAGGGTGATCCGGGCTCCAGTCGTTTTTTCCTGTCACTGGAAGACCCGCTGTTGCGCATCTTCGCTTCCGACCGGGTGGCGGCGATCATGAGCCGGTTCAAGTTGCCCGAAGGCGAGGCGATCGAACACAAGTGGGTGACGCGCGCCATCGAGAACGCGCAACGCAAGGTCGAGGCGCGCAATTTCGATTTGCGCAAGCAGATACTCGAGTACGACGATGTGGCCAACGACCAGCGCAAGGTGATCTATCAGCAGCGTAGCGAACTGCTGGAAAGCACGGATATCTCCGATACCATCGCCGCGATGCGGGAAGGCGTGCTGGAAGATGCCATCAGCCAGCACATCGCGCCGCACAGCATGGAGGAACAGTGGGATGTGCCGGGGCTGGAAAAGGCGCTGGCGGCGGAATTTCGCCTGGCTCTGCCGATAGCGCGGTGGCTGGAGGAAGACAGACAGCTGAACGAAGAGGGTTTGCGCGTACGCATTGCCGAACAGGCGCGGCAGTTGTATCAGGCCAAGGTGGACGCGGTGGGCGGCGAGGCGATGCACCATTACGAACGAGCGATCATGCTGCAAAGCCTGGATGTGCATTGGCGCGAGCACCTTGCCGCGCTGGATCATTTGCGCCAGGGCATCCATTTGCGCGGCTATGCGCAAAAGAACCCGAAGCAGGAGTACAAACGCGAGGCATTTGAACTTTTTGCCATGATGCTGGACGAGATCAAGCGCGAGGTGACGCAGGTGTTGATGATGGTGCAGGTGCGTAGCGAGGCGGATGTCGAGGCGGTAGAATCGCAACCCGCACCGGAAAATGTGCAGTATCATCACGCCGATTATGATGAAGCGCTGGAGCAGGGCGCCCAGCCATCGGATGGGGAACATAAGCCGTTCGTGCGCGAAGGGCAGAAAGTGGGCCGTAACGATCCTTGTCCGTGCGGTTCGGGCAGGAAGTACAAACAGTGCCACGGGAAATTGAATTGA
- a CDS encoding M23 family metallopeptidase has product MNIILVSNRLAKASSINLGGWQIMMLLVLLFWMMLGVAFAAQYALVRFAPEGLNDSIRTLLSRVQSEEREKQQSYMHSSLDAMATRVGRIQAEVQRLDALGARLAKLTGMKPEEFQFDQPPAQGGPLVMPSTQELSAASLERQLDKLAEVVTDRSDKLMALETMLLQNQLNRKLLPSIPPINGGFYSSNFGWRSDPFTGANAMHEGVDYMVPAGTAIRASAGGVVAFSDYHPQYGNMVEVDHGNDIVTRYAHASKLLVKVGQVVRRGTKLAEVGSTGRSTGNHLHFEVRYKGIAQNPVRFLRNAAS; this is encoded by the coding sequence GTGAATATTATTCTGGTTTCCAATCGCTTGGCAAAAGCCAGCAGCATCAATCTGGGCGGCTGGCAGATTATGATGTTGCTCGTGCTGCTGTTCTGGATGATGCTGGGAGTGGCTTTTGCCGCGCAATACGCTCTGGTGCGTTTTGCCCCGGAAGGGCTGAATGACAGCATCCGCACACTGTTATCCAGGGTGCAGAGCGAGGAACGGGAAAAGCAACAGTCCTATATGCACAGCAGTCTCGATGCCATGGCAACGCGGGTCGGACGGATCCAGGCGGAGGTTCAGCGGCTGGATGCACTTGGGGCGCGCCTGGCGAAATTGACCGGCATGAAGCCGGAGGAATTCCAGTTCGATCAACCTCCCGCGCAGGGCGGTCCGCTGGTGATGCCCTCCACGCAGGAGTTGTCGGCTGCCAGCTTGGAGCGTCAGCTGGATAAACTGGCCGAAGTGGTGACGGATCGCTCCGACAAGCTGATGGCGCTAGAGACCATGCTGTTGCAGAATCAGCTGAACCGCAAGTTGCTTCCGTCGATCCCGCCAATCAATGGGGGATTCTATTCGTCGAATTTCGGTTGGCGCAGCGACCCCTTTACCGGCGCGAACGCGATGCATGAAGGGGTCGATTATATGGTTCCCGCCGGGACGGCGATCCGCGCCTCTGCAGGCGGGGTGGTGGCGTTCTCGGATTACCATCCCCAGTATGGTAATATGGTGGAGGTGGATCACGGCAACGATATCGTTACGCGATATGCGCATGCCTCCAAGCTGTTGGTGAAGGTTGGTCAGGTGGTCAGGCGCGGCACAAAGCTTGCCGAAGTCGGTAGTACCGGACGCTCTACGGGCAACCATTTGCATTTTGAGGTTCGTTATAAAGGTATCGCGCAGAATCCAGTGCGTTTTTTGCGGAACGCAGCCAGTTGA
- the argJ gene encoding bifunctional glutamate N-acetyltransferase/amino-acid acetyltransferase ArgJ, producing MPVNLTPPVAAQLLPVAGVSLGVAQAGIKYAGRKDLLVMQLCEGARIAGVFTRNRFCAAPVIVAREHLDANQDIRALVVNTGNANAGTGEQGLSDARGTCAALAGLLGCRDAQILPFSTGVIMEPLPVAKIAAGLPGAVANMRPDNWFDAAQAIMTTDIVAKATSRQVTIKGVNITVTGIAKGSGMIHPNMATMLGYIATDAAVSQPLLQQMVREAANRSFNCITVDGDTSTNDALMLIATGKSALPEISETADVEFAALQAAISEVAIYLAQAIVRDGEGATKFIAVKVEGGKDENECRQIGYAIARSPLVKTAFFASDPNLGRILAAIGYAGVDDLDVAALELYLDEVLVAEHGGRAASYREADGQRVMQQSDITIRVVLGRGTANATLWTCDFSYDYVKINASYRS from the coding sequence ATGCCGGTCAATCTGACCCCGCCCGTAGCGGCACAACTGTTGCCCGTTGCGGGCGTTTCTTTGGGTGTCGCGCAAGCGGGCATCAAGTATGCGGGCCGCAAGGACCTGCTGGTGATGCAGCTATGTGAAGGCGCGCGCATTGCGGGCGTATTTACCAGGAATCGCTTTTGTGCTGCGCCGGTAATCGTGGCGCGCGAGCATCTGGATGCAAATCAGGACATTCGCGCGCTGGTGGTCAATACTGGCAATGCCAATGCGGGCACCGGTGAGCAGGGGTTGAGCGATGCGCGCGGTACCTGCGCGGCACTGGCGGGTTTGCTGGGGTGCCGGGATGCCCAGATATTGCCGTTCTCTACTGGCGTGATCATGGAACCGTTGCCGGTAGCGAAGATTGCTGCCGGTTTGCCGGGTGCTGTAGCCAATATGCGTCCGGATAACTGGTTTGATGCTGCACAGGCGATCATGACCACCGATATCGTCGCCAAGGCGACCTCCCGGCAAGTGACGATAAAAGGCGTGAATATCACTGTCACTGGTATCGCCAAAGGTTCCGGCATGATCCACCCGAACATGGCGACCATGCTGGGCTACATTGCCACCGATGCCGCGGTCTCGCAGCCCTTGCTGCAACAGATGGTGCGCGAAGCCGCCAATCGTTCATTCAACTGCATCACCGTGGATGGCGACACCTCCACCAATGACGCGCTGATGCTGATCGCCACAGGCAAATCTGCCTTGCCGGAAATCAGCGAGACGGCAGATGTTGAGTTCGCCGCGCTGCAGGCCGCAATCAGTGAAGTTGCCATTTACCTCGCACAAGCCATCGTGCGCGACGGAGAAGGCGCGACCAAGTTCATTGCCGTAAAAGTCGAGGGCGGGAAAGATGAAAACGAATGCAGGCAGATAGGATATGCGATTGCACGCTCGCCGCTGGTCAAGACCGCATTCTTTGCCTCTGATCCCAATCTTGGACGCATTCTGGCGGCAATCGGCTATGCCGGCGTCGATGATCTGGATGTTGCTGCGCTGGAACTGTATCTGGATGAGGTGCTGGTTGCCGAACATGGCGGGCGTGCTGCCAGCTATCGCGAGGCGGACGGCCAGCGCGTGATGCAGCAAAGCGATATCACGATTCGGGTGGTGTTGGGTCGCGGGACGGCAAATGCGACGCTGTGGACTTGCGATTTTTCTTATGATTATGTGAAGATTAATGCGAGTTATCGGAGTTAG
- the ftsA gene encoding cell division protein FtsA gives MSRNRENKNLVVGLDIGTSKIVAIVGEVKPDGSLEVIGMGMHKSDGMKKGMVVNIEATVGSIQRALEEAELMADCKIHEVYTGIAGSHIRGINSRGMVKIKEKEVSVGDIERVIETASSISLPADQQTLHVLEQEFSIDGQDGIKKPLGMSGMRLDVEVHIVSGAVAAVQNIMKCIHRCGLEVNELILQPLASSKAVLAEDEKDLGVCIVDIGGGTTDIAVFTGGAIRHTAVIPIAGDQITNDIAMALRTPTQDAEDIKIKQGCALRQLADDSAIEVPGVGERGPRMLSRQTLAEVIEPRVEELYSLVQQELRRSGFEDLLSSGIVICGGSSAMQGMVELGEEIFHLPVRLGIPKYVGGLSDVVKTPRMATGVGLLLYGLEHHLRNEEIRMQSSSFGDVLARMKSWFQGNF, from the coding sequence ATGAGCAGGAACAGGGAAAACAAGAATCTGGTGGTCGGGCTGGATATCGGCACGTCCAAGATCGTGGCCATCGTCGGTGAGGTCAAGCCGGATGGGTCGCTGGAAGTGATCGGCATGGGCATGCACAAGTCCGACGGCATGAAAAAAGGCATGGTGGTGAATATCGAAGCCACCGTGGGATCGATCCAGCGCGCACTGGAAGAAGCGGAACTGATGGCCGATTGCAAGATACACGAGGTCTATACCGGCATCGCAGGCAGCCATATCCGCGGCATCAATTCGCGCGGCATGGTGAAGATCAAGGAGAAGGAGGTCTCGGTCGGCGATATCGAACGCGTTATCGAAACGGCCAGTTCGATCAGCCTGCCGGCTGACCAGCAGACGCTGCACGTCCTGGAGCAGGAATTCAGTATCGACGGCCAGGACGGCATCAAGAAGCCGCTGGGCATGAGCGGGATGCGGCTCGATGTGGAAGTCCATATCGTCAGCGGTGCGGTGGCGGCGGTGCAGAACATCATGAAATGCATCCATCGTTGCGGGCTGGAGGTCAACGAACTGATCCTGCAGCCGCTGGCATCGAGCAAGGCGGTGCTGGCCGAGGATGAAAAGGATCTGGGGGTGTGCATCGTGGATATCGGCGGTGGCACCACGGATATCGCGGTGTTCACCGGCGGCGCGATACGCCATACCGCAGTGATCCCGATCGCCGGCGATCAGATTACCAACGACATCGCGATGGCGTTGCGTACGCCGACTCAGGATGCGGAGGACATCAAGATCAAGCAAGGCTGCGCGTTGCGCCAGTTGGCCGACGACAGCGCGATCGAGGTGCCCGGGGTGGGCGAACGCGGACCACGCATGCTGTCGCGCCAGACGCTGGCGGAGGTGATCGAGCCGCGCGTCGAGGAATTGTATTCGCTGGTACAGCAGGAACTGCGCCGCAGCGGGTTCGAGGATCTGCTGTCGTCCGGAATCGTCATTTGCGGCGGCAGTAGCGCGATGCAGGGGATGGTTGAGCTGGGCGAGGAGATCTTCCATCTGCCGGTGCGGCTGGGTATCCCGAAATATGTGGGCGGCCTGTCCGACGTGGTGAAGACGCCGCGCATGGCGACGGGCGTGGGGTTGCTGTTGTACGGCCTGGAACATCACCTGCGCAACGAGGAGATACGTATGCAGTCGAGTTCGTTCGGTGATGTGCTGGCGAGGATGAAGAGCTGGTTCCAGGGGAATTTTTAG
- a CDS encoding cyclic nucleotide-binding domain-containing protein: MSLVIDTLRTSPVTEELNDAEVEILAELFEVQDYKSGAAIVQPGSDQPDNLYILAHGDIEVKIKSGAEESTIHVLKPGDLAGIITFAGGAASDVSATLIAIGDTKVLSMPRAKFETLINSHPMIVYRVMRGVVRNVHGIVRRVNTESAELANYIYKSGGRY; the protein is encoded by the coding sequence ATGTCGTTAGTGATTGATACGCTGCGCACCTCGCCGGTTACCGAGGAACTGAACGATGCCGAGGTGGAGATTCTCGCGGAATTATTTGAGGTGCAGGATTACAAATCAGGCGCGGCCATCGTCCAGCCCGGGAGTGATCAGCCAGACAACCTGTATATCCTGGCGCATGGCGACATCGAGGTGAAGATCAAGAGCGGCGCTGAAGAATCCACCATCCACGTCCTCAAGCCCGGCGACCTCGCGGGCATCATCACCTTTGCAGGTGGCGCGGCTTCTGATGTCAGCGCAACGTTGATCGCGATCGGAGACACCAAGGTGCTGAGCATGCCAAGGGCAAAGTTCGAGACATTGATCAACTCGCACCCCATGATCGTGTATCGCGTGATGCGAGGCGTGGTGCGCAACGTGCATGGCATCGTGCGGCGCGTGAATACGGAATCTGCAGAACTCGCCAATTACATCTACAAGAGCGGCGGGCGTTATTAG
- a CDS encoding Nudix family hydrolase, whose product MNTQTENTKIVEVAAAVLQRPDGSFLLAQRPAGKIWAGYWEFPGGKVELGETPHHALVRELREELGISVETAYPWLTRVFTYPHATVRLNFFRVTAWRSELHPHEGQQFAWQPALSREREKGRVSVEPVLPANTPVLRALELPALYAISNVAELGEVEFLRRLEKALSDGLRLVQLREKDYPREALHELALKMMPMIRRYGARLIINADIELAGEVRADGVQLSSKQLAGLRKRPEVNWCGASCHNAGELRRAEELGCDFALLSPVLPTKSHPGTPPLGWEEFSVAASGSSIPVYALGGLTHDNMRTAWRHGAHGIALLRQAW is encoded by the coding sequence TTGAACACGCAAACCGAAAACACCAAGATCGTCGAGGTTGCCGCCGCCGTCCTGCAGCGTCCCGACGGATCCTTCCTGCTCGCCCAACGTCCTGCCGGTAAAATTTGGGCCGGCTACTGGGAGTTTCCCGGTGGCAAGGTCGAGCTGGGCGAGACGCCGCATCATGCACTGGTGCGCGAGTTGCGCGAAGAGTTGGGGATCTCGGTCGAGACCGCTTATCCGTGGTTGACACGCGTGTTTACCTATCCGCACGCGACGGTACGGCTGAATTTTTTTCGCGTGACGGCATGGCGCAGTGAATTGCATCCGCACGAGGGACAGCAGTTTGCCTGGCAACCGGCCCTCTCCCGCGAGCGGGAGAAGGGGCGAGTTTCAGTTGAGCCTGTCCTGCCTGCCAACACGCCTGTCCTGCGCGCGCTGGAATTGCCGGCTTTGTATGCAATCAGCAATGTCGCCGAGCTGGGTGAGGTGGAATTTCTGCGGCGACTGGAGAAGGCTTTGTCGGATGGATTGCGGTTGGTCCAGTTGCGCGAGAAGGATTATCCGCGCGAGGCACTGCATGAACTGGCCCTGAAGATGATGCCGATGATCCGTCGATATGGGGCGCGACTGATTATCAATGCCGATATCGAACTGGCCGGCGAAGTCCGGGCGGATGGTGTGCAATTGAGCAGCAAGCAGCTCGCCGGATTGCGCAAACGCCCCGAAGTGAACTGGTGCGGAGCTTCTTGTCACAATGCAGGAGAGTTGCGCCGGGCGGAAGAGCTGGGTTGCGATTTTGCGTTGCTGAGTCCGGTTCTTCCGACGAAGTCACACCCGGGGACGCCGCCTCTGGGCTGGGAAGAATTTTCAGTCGCCGCATCTGGATCGTCCATTCCCGTCTATGCTTTGGGCGGATTGACGCACGATAACATGCGTACGGCCTGGCGGCATGGCGCGCACGGGATAGCGTTATTGCGTCAGGCCTGGTGA
- a CDS encoding DNA gyrase inhibitor YacG, whose protein sequence is MTRTTSQPVVTCPHCGREHVWDTDNHHRPFCSERCKLIDLGKWANEEYRIEQRERDSLDANHQA, encoded by the coding sequence ATGACCCGCACCACGTCACAACCAGTTGTCACCTGCCCGCATTGCGGTCGCGAACATGTATGGGATACCGACAACCACCATCGCCCGTTCTGTAGTGAACGCTGCAAACTCATCGACCTTGGGAAATGGGCCAACGAGGAATATCGCATCGAACAGCGCGAGCGGGACTCCCTCGACGCGAATCACCAGGCCTGA